Proteins encoded in a region of the Ruegeria sp. AD91A genome:
- a CDS encoding succinate dehydrogenase assembly factor 2, translating to MKMRSMRRGIKEMDIILSAYADRNLADMDAAGLDVFDALLHENDQDLYQWVTGQVRPPAQFASLVSSIAQTFQK from the coding sequence ATGAAAATGCGATCCATGCGGCGCGGGATTAAAGAAATGGACATTATCCTGTCCGCTTATGCAGATCGCAATCTGGCTGATATGGATGCGGCTGGGCTGGATGTTTTTGATGCGCTGCTGCACGAAAACGATCAGGACCTCTATCAATGGGTCACTGGTCAGGTGCGGCCACCGGCGCAGTTTGCCAGTTTGGTTTCAAGCATCGCGCAGACCTTTCAGAAATAA